A single window of Leishmania braziliensis MHOM/BR/75/M2904 complete genome, chromosome 27 DNA harbors:
- a CDS encoding putative RNA-binding protein — MSACTVYVTGMPASATEDDIFDFFTRIGNVAEVHMPSTEQQQQQQPTSGIAPAVEVVFDKPEDAVSAVSISGSDFQEDIPIYISAVAPTAAAMREPEALAKTTAADAVGDTNGNATAAAAPAEPGTSLPVRRSAETERTSKNKILVTSIFPHTTRAQLRDAFGACGAICDLHLIPARHMAFVGYVTDEAYKKALKLDGTNVNGSPVVVRPCPPRDDASAPASRRDASRHGNDGAGASGPKRRALDVRVVVHGVPSDVTKEALRAFFSPDCGPITDVYVKPEIGVAFVAFTSAENAKRAISKSGETFMGTRVKVEQRLPLICRRCDKEGHVAAQCKEHSRDSQRYSSERHRRRRSSSSSSDRDRRRRRRSDSLDCDRRRRSDSLDCDRRRHSRSRSPPRRRRHSRSPSRHRRQKESKRD, encoded by the coding sequence ATGAGTGCCTGCACTGTCTATGTAACCGGCATGCCGGCCTCGGCGACGGAGGATGACATTTTTGACTTCTTCACTCGAATCGGCAACGTGGCAGAGGTGCACATGCCCTccacggagcagcagcagcagcagcagccgactTCCGGAATCGCGCCGGCTGTGGAGGTCGTCTTCGACAAACCCGAGGATGCCGTCAGTGCTGTGTCgatcagcggcagcgacttCCAGGAGGACATCCCAATCTACATCTCCGCTGTGGCACCAACCGCCGCTGCGATGAGGGAGCCGGAGGCCCTCGCTAagaccaccgctgctgacgctgtcGGCGATACCAACGGCAACGCgactgcagccgcagctccagCGGAACCGGGCACCAGCTTGCCGGTACGTCGTTCGGCGGAGACCGAGAGGACATCCAAGAATAAGATTTTGGTCACGTCGATTTTTCCTCATACAACGCGGGCGCAGTTGCGCGACGCCTTCGGTGCGTGCGGAGCCATCTGCGATCTCCACCTGATTCCCGCCCGCCACATGGCTTTCGTGGGCTACGTGACGGATGAGGCGTACAAGAAGGCCTTGAAGCTTGATGGAACCAATGTGAACGGCAGTCCCGTCGTCGTGCGGCCTTGTCCTCCACGCGATGATGCGTCTGCGCCTGCGTCCCGGCGCGACGCGTCGCGCCACGGCAAtgacggcgccggtgcctcTGGGCCGAAACGGCGGGCGCTGGACgtccgcgtcgtcgtccacgGCGTCCCCTCTGACGTCAccaaggaggcgctgcgcgctttcttctcccccgaCTGCGGGCCGATAACAGACGTGTACGTCAAGCCAGAGATCGGCGTTGCGTTTGTGGCCTTCACCTCGGCCGAGAATGCCAAGCGGGCCATCAGTAAGTCGGGCGAGACTTTTATGGGGACCCGTGTGAAGGTGGAGCAACGACTTCCGCTGATCTGCCGCCGGTGCGACAAAGAGGGACACGTGGCGGCACAGTGCAAGGAGCATTCGCGCGACTCCCAACGCTACAGCAGCGagcgccatcgccgtcgtcgctcgtcctcttcctcgtccgaTCGcgaccgccgtcgccgtcgccgctctGACTCGCTCGACTGcgaccgccgtcgccgctctGACTCGCTTGACTGcgaccgccgtcgccactcgcgcagccgcagcccgccgcgtcgccgccgtcacagccgcagcccgtcacgtcaccgccgtcaaaaggaaagcaaaagagactAA